In Microbacterium enclense, one genomic interval encodes:
- a CDS encoding NYN domain-containing protein, whose protein sequence is MPDPQNARVAVYLDFDNIVMSWYDRVHGRNAYSRDRQKIADNPTDPEIAERLTKATIDVGAVIDYAASFGTLVLTRAYADWSSPVNAEYRSQLVARAVDLVQLFPAAAYAKNGADIRLAVDAVEDMFRLPDLSHVVIVAGDSDYVPLAQRCKRLGRYVVGVGVAGSTAKSLAAACDRFDNYDALPGIPKLTETKKDAAPSRPRARKRSQDPAVNLLERAIQLEGERADGEWLHASAVKDLMKRLDPSFSEKALGFRSFSDFLKAQTDHVEVDEESNVVQVRAAARG, encoded by the coding sequence ATGCCCGATCCACAGAACGCCCGCGTCGCCGTCTACCTCGACTTCGACAACATCGTGATGTCGTGGTACGACCGCGTGCACGGGCGCAACGCCTACTCGCGCGATCGCCAGAAGATCGCCGACAACCCCACCGACCCCGAGATCGCCGAACGTCTGACGAAGGCGACGATCGACGTCGGCGCGGTCATCGACTACGCCGCGTCGTTCGGCACTCTCGTGCTCACGCGTGCCTACGCGGACTGGTCGTCGCCCGTGAACGCGGAGTACCGATCCCAGCTCGTCGCCCGAGCGGTCGACCTCGTGCAGCTGTTCCCGGCGGCCGCGTACGCGAAGAACGGTGCCGACATCCGTCTCGCCGTGGATGCCGTCGAGGACATGTTCCGCCTCCCCGACCTGTCGCACGTCGTCATCGTCGCCGGCGACAGCGACTACGTCCCCCTCGCGCAGCGATGCAAACGCCTCGGCCGGTACGTCGTCGGCGTCGGGGTCGCGGGATCGACCGCGAAATCGCTCGCCGCCGCGTGCGATCGGTTCGACAACTACGACGCCCTTCCCGGCATCCCGAAGCTCACCGAGACGAAGAAGGATGCCGCGCCCTCGCGCCCCCGAGCACGCAAGCGCTCGCAGGACCCGGCGGTCAACCTGCTCGAGCGCGCGATCCAGCTCGAGGGGGAACGGGCCGACGGAGAATGGCTGCACGCCTCCGCGGTGAAGGACCTGATGAAGCGGCTCGATCCCTCGTTCAGTGAGAAGGCCCTCGGCTTCCGCAGCTTCTCGGACTTCCTCAAGGCGCAGACCGACCACGTCGAGGTCGACGAGGAGTCGAACGTCGTGCAGGTGCGGGCGGCCGCGCGGGGCTGA
- a CDS encoding Gfo/Idh/MocA family oxidoreductase, which yields MTGLHWGILATGGIAHAFTSDLRTAGLDVAAVGSRRLESAREFAAKYDIPHAHGSYDELVADPTVDIVYIATPHPGHVDNALLALDHGKHVLVEKPFTLNETEAAIIRDRAAEKGLLAMEAMWTRYLPHMVRIREIIAEGTLGDIRVVSADHTQKISTDPTHRLNALELGGGALLDLGIYPVSFAIDVLGLPEQVSAVARISDAGSDAEVATMFVHPGGALSTTVSSSRGAGANTAQIVGTEARIEIDRVWYTPTSFRVVTPDGDVLEEFTTEIDGRGMQFQAQAAERFVTAGVTSSDVLPIDETVAIMGVLDEVRRQIGVVYPSEG from the coding sequence ATGACTGGACTGCACTGGGGCATCCTCGCCACGGGCGGCATCGCCCACGCCTTCACCTCCGACCTCCGCACCGCGGGGCTCGATGTCGCCGCGGTGGGCTCCCGCCGTCTGGAGAGCGCGCGCGAGTTCGCGGCGAAGTACGACATCCCGCACGCGCACGGCTCGTACGACGAGCTCGTGGCCGACCCGACGGTCGACATCGTCTACATCGCCACTCCGCACCCGGGCCACGTCGACAATGCGCTGCTCGCCCTCGACCACGGCAAGCATGTGCTCGTCGAAAAGCCCTTCACGCTCAATGAGACCGAGGCCGCGATCATCCGCGATCGCGCGGCCGAGAAGGGGCTGCTCGCCATGGAGGCGATGTGGACCCGGTATCTCCCGCACATGGTGCGCATCCGCGAGATCATCGCGGAGGGGACGCTGGGCGACATCCGCGTGGTGTCGGCCGACCACACGCAGAAGATCTCGACAGACCCGACGCACCGCCTGAACGCGCTCGAACTCGGCGGGGGCGCGCTGCTCGACCTGGGCATCTACCCGGTGTCGTTCGCGATCGACGTGCTCGGACTCCCCGAGCAGGTGTCGGCCGTCGCGCGGATCTCGGACGCCGGCAGCGACGCCGAGGTCGCCACGATGTTCGTGCACCCCGGCGGCGCTCTGTCGACCACCGTCTCGTCGTCGCGCGGGGCGGGGGCGAACACCGCGCAGATCGTCGGCACCGAGGCCCGCATCGAGATCGACCGCGTCTGGTACACGCCGACGTCGTTCCGCGTGGTCACCCCCGACGGCGACGTCCTCGAGGAGTTCACGACCGAGATCGACGGGCGGGGAATGCAGTTCCAGGCCCAGGCGGCCGAGCGATTCGTCACCGCCGGCGTCACGTCGAGCGACGTGCTCCCCATCGACGAGACGGTCGCCATCATGGGTGTCCTCGACGAGGTGCGCCGACAGATCGGCGTGGTCTACCCCTCCGAGGGCTGA
- a CDS encoding M20/M25/M40 family metallo-hydrolase translates to MTAVERFRELLRIPTVSRVDPADVDTAAFDAFHAALARLYPLTHERLDREVVAGHSLLYRWAGETTAPPLVLLAHQDVVPVDGQEWRHPPFDAVTEGDGPEEAIYARGAIDDKGALVAILEAVEEALADGVVPRTDVWLAFGHDEETRGTGAQAIAALLEARGVRPALVVDEGGAVVEGAVPGVAAPTAMIGVAERGVATFELITREAGGHASTPPPLPATARLARAIDRLRRRPFPRRLSSPVRAMLGTAAAHTAEPLRTLFRRTSASAPLVTAAFARLGPETNALVRTTAVVTRLEGAPGENVLATTARASVNVRLLTGDTLADAAIHLRRAVADPMVEIELRHGSEPSPVSPWRGQAWQRLSSAVVATWGEDVIPLPYLQLGASDSRFYTGISSNVYRFAPFHLTRSERDALHAPDERIRVESWLRGIRFYRALLAS, encoded by the coding sequence ATGACCGCCGTCGAGCGATTCCGTGAGTTGTTGCGTATCCCCACCGTGTCTCGCGTCGACCCCGCCGATGTCGACACCGCCGCCTTCGACGCCTTCCACGCGGCACTGGCGCGTCTGTATCCCCTCACGCACGAACGCCTCGATCGCGAGGTCGTCGCCGGGCACTCGCTCCTCTATCGCTGGGCGGGGGAGACCACCGCGCCCCCGCTGGTGCTCCTCGCCCATCAGGACGTCGTCCCGGTGGACGGGCAGGAGTGGCGGCATCCTCCATTCGACGCGGTGACGGAGGGAGACGGCCCCGAGGAAGCGATATATGCCCGGGGCGCCATAGACGACAAGGGCGCTCTCGTCGCGATCCTCGAGGCGGTCGAGGAAGCGCTCGCGGACGGCGTCGTCCCGCGAACGGATGTCTGGCTCGCGTTCGGTCACGACGAGGAGACGCGTGGAACCGGTGCGCAAGCCATCGCCGCTCTGCTGGAGGCGCGCGGTGTGCGTCCCGCTCTCGTCGTCGACGAGGGTGGGGCCGTCGTCGAGGGTGCCGTACCCGGTGTCGCCGCGCCGACCGCGATGATCGGTGTCGCTGAGCGCGGTGTCGCGACCTTCGAGCTCATCACGCGGGAGGCCGGCGGTCACGCCTCGACTCCGCCGCCTCTGCCCGCGACGGCACGCCTGGCGCGGGCGATCGACCGCCTGCGTCGCCGCCCGTTCCCGCGCCGGTTGTCCTCGCCGGTGCGGGCGATGCTCGGCACCGCCGCAGCGCACACCGCGGAACCGCTGCGCACCCTCTTCCGCCGGACCTCGGCGTCCGCGCCGCTCGTCACCGCGGCCTTCGCCCGGCTGGGGCCCGAGACGAACGCGCTCGTGCGCACCACCGCGGTCGTCACCCGACTGGAGGGGGCCCCGGGCGAGAACGTCCTGGCCACCACCGCGCGCGCGAGCGTGAACGTCCGGCTCCTGACGGGGGACACCCTCGCCGATGCGGCGATCCATCTCCGCCGTGCCGTGGCTGACCCGATGGTCGAGATCGAGCTGCGCCACGGCAGCGAGCCGTCGCCGGTGTCCCCGTGGCGCGGGCAGGCGTGGCAGCGGCTGTCGTCCGCCGTGGTCGCGACGTGGGGTGAGGACGTGATCCCTCTTCCGTACCTCCAACTGGGCGCGAGCGACAGTCGCTTCTACACCGGCATCTCGTCGAACGTGTATCGCTTCGCGCCGTTCCACCTCACCCGGTCGGAGCGCGACGCCCTGCACGCCCCCGACGAACGCATCCGCGTGGAGTCGTGGCTCCGCGGCATCCGGTTCTATCGCGCACTGCTGGCGTCCTGA
- a CDS encoding LacI family DNA-binding transcriptional regulator encodes MSETDLPDATGRAPSIRDVARLAGVSYQTVSRVINNSPQLRPETAARVRSAIAELKFVPNQAARALATSRSRLIGVLGPRATTFGVATMIQAVESAARAAGYRLTVTSLVTSAPDDVRSSIDHLMQQSVEGLIAVAPQTRVVPILDELQLPVPVQIVSSTGSTASFNDQIAGARAAVRHLIELGHTRILHIAGPRDWIEADHRMRGYLAEMDAHDLSPRPPVLGDWTAQFGYEAGRELLRMEDATAVFAGNDHMALGFMHAVRDIGRSVPDDIAVVGFDDVPEAAHLWPPLTTVRQDFLGIGRRAVWDLLRAVGEKAGDDVAPQPDHLRLIVRSSTAPPSR; translated from the coding sequence ATGAGCGAGACCGACCTTCCGGATGCCACGGGCCGGGCCCCCAGCATCCGCGACGTCGCACGTCTCGCGGGGGTGTCGTACCAGACCGTCTCTCGCGTGATCAACAACAGTCCGCAGCTGCGCCCGGAGACGGCGGCGCGGGTGCGCTCCGCGATCGCCGAGCTGAAGTTCGTGCCGAATCAGGCCGCCCGTGCGCTCGCGACGAGCCGCTCGCGCCTCATCGGGGTGCTCGGCCCGCGCGCCACGACGTTCGGCGTTGCGACGATGATCCAGGCGGTCGAGTCGGCGGCACGCGCCGCGGGCTACCGGCTCACCGTCACGAGTCTCGTCACGAGCGCTCCCGACGACGTCCGTTCCTCGATCGATCACCTCATGCAGCAGTCCGTCGAGGGGCTCATCGCGGTGGCACCGCAGACGAGGGTCGTGCCCATCCTCGACGAACTACAGCTCCCCGTGCCGGTGCAGATCGTCTCCTCGACCGGCTCGACCGCGTCGTTCAACGATCAGATCGCCGGTGCCCGGGCGGCGGTGCGACACCTGATCGAGCTCGGACACACCCGCATCCTGCACATCGCCGGTCCTCGGGACTGGATCGAGGCCGATCATCGCATGCGCGGCTATCTCGCCGAGATGGACGCCCACGACCTCTCGCCGCGTCCCCCGGTGCTGGGCGACTGGACGGCGCAGTTCGGCTACGAGGCCGGGCGAGAACTCCTGCGCATGGAGGATGCGACGGCGGTGTTCGCCGGGAACGATCACATGGCGCTCGGTTTCATGCATGCCGTCCGCGACATCGGTCGATCGGTTCCCGACGACATCGCGGTCGTCGGTTTCGACGACGTCCCCGAGGCCGCTCATCTCTGGCCGCCCCTCACGACGGTTCGTCAGGACTTCCTCGGCATCGGCCGTCGCGCCGTGTGGGATCTGCTCCGGGCCGTGGGGGAGAAGGCGGGCGACGATGTCGCTCCCCAGCCCGATCACCTGCGCCTCATCGTGCGCTCCTCGACGGCGCCGCCGAGCCGCTGA
- the chvE gene encoding sugar ABC transporter substrate-binding protein has product MLKAIAGAGVLALGIGLAGCAGDRTGGAAAGESQEAGGIIGVAMPTQQSERWIADGNNVKSQLEDLGYQVDLQYANDDIPTQVSQIENMITTGAKALIIASIDGTTLTDVLQQAKDANIPVIAYDRLINGTENVDYYTTFDNYKVGVQQATSLLTGLGVLDASGKDTGAAGPFNIELFAGSPDDNNATFFWQGAIDTLKPYMDKGTLVVPSGQTEFGQAAILRWLPETAQKRMENILTVIGGTKLNGVLSPYDGLSIGIISALTSGGYSATDLPVITGQDAEVGSIKSIIAGEQYSTIFKDTRELAKQAVTMVDDIRKGEQPEVNDTETYDNGEKVVPSYLLESTIVTKDNYKEVLVDSGYYTEADLG; this is encoded by the coding sequence ATGCTCAAGGCGATCGCGGGAGCGGGCGTCCTCGCGCTCGGCATCGGTCTGGCCGGTTGCGCCGGTGACCGTACCGGTGGCGCCGCCGCAGGCGAGTCCCAGGAGGCGGGTGGCATCATCGGCGTCGCCATGCCGACGCAGCAGTCGGAGCGCTGGATCGCCGACGGAAACAACGTCAAGTCGCAGCTCGAAGACCTCGGCTACCAGGTCGACCTGCAGTACGCCAACGACGACATCCCCACGCAGGTCTCGCAGATCGAGAACATGATCACCACGGGCGCGAAGGCCCTGATCATCGCCTCGATCGACGGCACCACGCTGACCGACGTGCTCCAGCAGGCCAAGGACGCGAACATCCCCGTCATCGCGTACGACCGCCTCATCAACGGCACCGAGAACGTCGACTATTACACGACGTTCGACAACTACAAGGTGGGCGTCCAGCAGGCCACCTCGCTCCTCACCGGTCTGGGCGTCCTGGACGCCTCGGGCAAGGACACCGGCGCCGCCGGCCCGTTCAACATCGAGCTGTTCGCCGGAAGCCCCGACGACAACAACGCCACCTTCTTCTGGCAGGGCGCGATCGACACCCTCAAGCCCTACATGGACAAGGGCACGCTCGTCGTCCCCTCCGGCCAGACCGAGTTCGGCCAGGCTGCCATCCTCCGCTGGCTGCCGGAGACGGCGCAGAAGCGCATGGAGAACATCCTCACCGTCATCGGCGGAACGAAGCTGAACGGTGTTCTCTCGCCCTACGACGGTCTGTCGATCGGCATCATCTCGGCCCTGACCTCCGGCGGCTACTCCGCCACCGACCTGCCGGTCATCACCGGCCAGGACGCCGAGGTCGGTTCGATCAAGTCGATCATCGCCGGTGAGCAGTACTCGACGATCTTCAAGGACACGCGCGAGCTGGCCAAGCAGGCCGTGACCATGGTCGACGACATCCGCAAGGGCGAGCAGCCCGAGGTCAACGACACCGAGACGTACGACAACGGCGAGAAGGTCGTCCCCTCGTACCTGCTCGAGTCGACGATCGTGACGAAGGACAACTACAAAGAGGTCCTCGTCGACAGCGGCTACTACACCGAGGCCGACCTGGGTTGA
- the gguA gene encoding sugar ABC transporter ATP-binding protein, whose translation MRSITKEFPGVIALADVSLTVERGTVHAICGENGAGKSTLMKVLSGVYPAGDYRGEIVFDGKTVEFKDIRDSEAAGIVIIHQELALSPYLSIAENIFLGNEITHRGLIDWDATNREASKLLARVGLGDSPDVPVNEIGVGKQQLVEIAKALSKDVKLLILDEPTAALNDDDSEHLLDLIRHLKGQGITCIIISHKLNEIRAIADEVTIIRDGRTIETLDVATGGTSEDRIIRGMVGRELENRYPDRDVEIGEEVLRIEDWNVSHPTDATRTIIHNANLNVRAGEVVGIAGLMGAGRTELAMSVFGKSFGSRISGTVYIRGQKADTSTVPAAIRSGLAYVTEDRKGAGLNLIDTIKRNISLAGMRKLVKGGWVDGDEEYLVANRYRTSMNIKAPSVDVVVGKLSGGNQQKVVLSQWLFSDPEVLILDEPTRGIDVGAKYEIYTIINSLAAQGKGVLVISSELPELLGICDRIYTLSEGHITGQLAIEEATPEALMVLMTKEKEADHVSA comes from the coding sequence ATGCGCTCGATCACCAAGGAGTTCCCCGGCGTCATCGCGCTCGCCGACGTGTCGCTGACCGTCGAGCGCGGGACGGTTCACGCCATCTGCGGCGAGAACGGCGCCGGCAAGTCCACCCTCATGAAGGTGCTCAGCGGCGTGTACCCCGCGGGCGATTACCGCGGCGAGATCGTCTTCGACGGCAAGACCGTCGAGTTCAAGGACATCCGCGACAGCGAGGCCGCCGGCATCGTCATCATCCACCAGGAGCTCGCGCTGAGTCCCTACCTCTCGATCGCCGAGAACATCTTCCTCGGCAACGAGATCACGCACCGCGGTCTCATCGACTGGGATGCCACGAACCGCGAGGCGTCCAAGCTCCTCGCCCGCGTGGGTCTCGGCGACAGCCCCGACGTGCCCGTCAACGAGATCGGCGTCGGCAAGCAGCAGCTCGTCGAGATCGCCAAGGCGCTGTCGAAGGACGTCAAGCTCCTCATCCTCGACGAGCCCACGGCAGCTCTCAATGACGACGACTCCGAGCACCTGCTCGACCTGATCCGCCACCTCAAGGGGCAGGGCATCACGTGCATCATCATCAGCCACAAGCTGAACGAGATCCGCGCGATCGCCGACGAGGTCACGATCATCCGCGACGGTCGCACGATCGAGACCCTGGACGTGGCCACCGGGGGGACGAGCGAAGACCGCATCATCCGCGGGATGGTCGGCCGTGAGCTCGAGAACCGCTACCCCGACCGCGACGTCGAGATCGGCGAGGAGGTCCTGCGCATCGAGGACTGGAACGTCAGCCACCCCACGGATGCCACGCGCACGATCATCCACAACGCCAACCTGAACGTGCGCGCGGGAGAGGTCGTCGGCATCGCCGGGCTCATGGGGGCAGGTCGCACCGAGCTCGCGATGAGCGTGTTCGGCAAGAGCTTCGGCTCGCGCATCTCGGGCACTGTCTACATCCGCGGGCAGAAGGCCGACACCTCCACGGTGCCCGCCGCCATCCGCAGCGGCCTCGCCTATGTGACCGAGGACCGCAAGGGTGCCGGGCTGAACCTCATCGACACGATCAAGCGCAACATCTCGCTCGCCGGGATGCGCAAGCTCGTCAAGGGTGGCTGGGTCGACGGCGATGAAGAGTACCTGGTCGCCAATCGGTATCGCACCTCGATGAACATCAAGGCGCCCAGCGTCGATGTCGTCGTCGGCAAGCTGTCCGGCGGCAACCAGCAGAAGGTCGTGCTGTCGCAGTGGCTCTTCTCCGACCCCGAGGTCCTCATCCTCGACGAGCCCACGCGCGGTATCGATGTGGGCGCCAAGTACGAGATCTACACGATCATCAATTCCCTCGCGGCCCAGGGGAAGGGCGTGCTGGTGATCTCTTCGGAGCTCCCCGAGCTGCTCGGCATCTGCGACCGCATCTACACCCTCAGCGAAGGCCACATCACCGGCCAGCTGGCCATCGAAGAGGCCACCCCGGAGGCCCTCATGGTGCTCATGACGAAGGAGAAGGAAGCCGACCATGTCAGCGCTTGA
- the gguB gene encoding sugar ABC transporter permease, which produces MSALDNTATQAGPGGTPRGPVGGAAGGAGSIVQFFTSRLREIGIFIALIVIVLLFQALTGGRLLTAGNVSNIIVQNSYILILAIGMVMIIIAGHIDLSVGSVAAFVGAVSGVLIVQWGLPWWLGILLSLLLGAVVGMWQGFWVAYIGIPAFIVTLAGMLLFRGLTQMTLGNTQITPFPTEYRQLGGGYLFPDLFPAASSPAEWITVALGALTLVLFVFSQVRQRAKRAALELHNEPTVWFLFKVIGGGALIAYLTYLLGVAPGSRGTPIVLVVLAVLIIGYSTVMSRSVFGRHIYAIGGNRTAAKLSGINTRRVDFLLFVNMGVLAALAGIVFTGRLNSAGPGAGNLFELDAIAAAFIGGAAVQGGVGRVVGAIAGGLVMGVLNNGMSLMGISTDVQQFIKGLVLLLAVAFDVWNKNRTRG; this is translated from the coding sequence ATGTCAGCGCTTGACAACACCGCGACCCAGGCGGGCCCGGGCGGAACCCCGCGGGGGCCCGTCGGTGGCGCCGCCGGGGGAGCCGGCAGCATCGTTCAGTTCTTCACCTCGCGACTGCGCGAGATCGGCATCTTCATCGCGCTGATCGTGATCGTCCTGCTGTTCCAGGCTCTGACGGGCGGCCGTCTGCTCACCGCGGGCAACGTGTCGAACATCATCGTCCAGAACAGCTACATCCTGATCCTCGCGATCGGCATGGTGATGATCATCATCGCCGGGCACATCGACCTCTCCGTGGGGTCGGTCGCCGCCTTCGTCGGAGCCGTCTCGGGTGTGCTCATCGTGCAGTGGGGCCTGCCCTGGTGGCTCGGCATCCTGCTCTCGCTCCTCCTCGGCGCCGTCGTGGGCATGTGGCAGGGATTCTGGGTGGCCTACATCGGGATCCCGGCGTTCATCGTGACGCTGGCGGGCATGCTCCTGTTCCGCGGCCTGACGCAGATGACGCTCGGCAACACGCAGATCACGCCGTTCCCGACCGAGTACCGCCAACTCGGCGGGGGGTACCTCTTCCCCGATCTCTTCCCCGCGGCGTCCTCGCCCGCGGAATGGATCACGGTCGCTCTCGGTGCGCTGACCCTCGTGCTCTTCGTCTTCTCGCAGGTGCGTCAGCGGGCGAAGCGCGCGGCGCTGGAACTGCACAACGAGCCGACGGTGTGGTTCCTGTTCAAGGTCATCGGTGGGGGCGCCCTCATCGCGTACCTCACCTACCTGCTCGGTGTCGCGCCCGGCTCGCGCGGAACGCCCATCGTGCTGGTCGTGCTCGCGGTGCTCATCATCGGGTACTCCACCGTCATGAGCCGCAGCGTCTTCGGTCGTCACATCTATGCGATCGGCGGCAACCGCACCGCCGCGAAGCTGTCGGGCATCAACACCCGCCGCGTCGACTTCCTGCTCTTCGTGAACATGGGTGTGCTCGCGGCCCTCGCGGGCATCGTGTTCACCGGCCGCCTGAACTCCGCCGGTCCCGGTGCCGGAAACCTGTTCGAGCTGGATGCCATCGCCGCCGCCTTCATCGGTGGCGCGGCCGTGCAGGGCGGTGTCGGCCGCGTGGTCGGTGCCATCGCCGGTGGTCTGGTCATGGGTGTGCTCAACAACGGCATGTCGCTCATGGGCATCTCGACCGACGTGCAGCAGTTCATCAAGGGACTCGTGCTGCTGCTGGCCGTGGCCTTCGACGTCTGGAACAAGAACCGCACGCGCGGTTGA